One window of the Tachypleus tridentatus isolate NWPU-2018 chromosome 10, ASM421037v1, whole genome shotgun sequence genome contains the following:
- the LOC143230802 gene encoding GTP-binding protein 8-like, whose protein sequence is MKWFRIFRNITFMSRVYGTTTDIEFKNPCDALQRYLKVPLFAQNEKPFSPSLAEMKAAQKLFIPGPKHEIKFLVSAIDQARMPKHDLPEVTFIGRSNVGKSSLLKAVFSQVPDVIVRVSRTPGHTKSVNFYQVGRAMCLVDVPGYGYKQPEHFVQSVEGYISNQPNLKRTFLLIDGKVGFKQWDAVAVEMLEEYRIPYGLIMTKIDRVSHSVQLRNLVALQEIRNKNMSICCFPQPFLVSSTTGEGIGYLQSFLAHITGSMNFSGA, encoded by the exons ATGAAGTGGtttagaatatttagaaatataacttttatgtCAAGAGTTTATGGCACAACCACTGACATTGAGTTCAAAAATCCTTGTGATGCACTCCAACGTTATTTGAAAGTGCCATTGTTTGCCCAGAATGAAAAACCTTTTAGTCCAAGTTTGGCAGAAATGAAGGCAGCTCAAAAGCTATTTATTCCAGGTCCAAAACATGAAATTAAGTTTTTGGTATCAGCTATAGATCAAGCTAGAATGCCCAAGCATGATCTTCCAGAG GTGACTTTCATTGGTCGTAGCAATGTTGGAAAATCATCTTTGCTGAAAGCAGTATTTTCCCAGGTTCCAGATGTTATAGTGAGAGTTTCTCGTACACCA GGTCACACTAAATCAGTAAATTTCTATCAAGTTGGACGAGCCATGTGTTTAGTAGATGTGCCAGGATATGGATATAAACAACCAGAACATTTTGTTCAGTCAGTGGAAGGCTACATAAGTAACCAACCTAA TTTAAAACGAACTTTTCTTTTGATTGATGGAAAAGTTGGATTTAAACAGTGGGATGCAGTTGCTGTAGAGATGTTAGAAGAATACAGGATTCCCTATGGA cTGATAATGACAAAAATTGATAGGGTATCTCATTCTGTACAACTCAGGAACTTAGTGGCTCTtcaagaaataagaaataaaaatatgtctatCTGCTGCTTCCCCCAGCCATTTCTAGTCAG CTCCACTACAGGAGAAGGTATTGGCTACCTTCAATCATTCCTAGCTCACATTACAGGGAGTATGAATTTCAGTGGAGCATGA